A portion of the Roseibium salinum genome contains these proteins:
- a CDS encoding ABC transporter ATP-binding protein yields the protein MGVQLRNVRKVFGEVGVIHDVSMDIPTGDFAVFVGPSGCGKSTLLRMIAGLEDTTAGAISIEGTDVTNREPAKRGVAMVFQSYALYPHLSVFENMAFSMRLRRAPKGEVREKVLEAARILQLEDHLEKKPSQLSGGQRQRVAIGRAIVRQPKVFLFDEPLSNLDAELRVQMRLELARLHKQIGATMIYVTHDQVEAMTLADRIFVLKEGIVQQAGKPLDLYDDPDNRFVAGFIGSPAMNFLAGKIVEREGESLRIAIDGTDALVLAKVSGDIAPGTAVTVGLRPEHLDSAETGIPVTVEMAEDLGGVSYLHTHLPDGREVVVEWRGSRHAGGGEAIRLTCAPEQVLVFDKKDQRVR from the coding sequence GTAATGTGCGAAAGGTCTTCGGAGAGGTCGGGGTTATCCACGACGTCAGCATGGATATTCCAACCGGGGACTTTGCGGTCTTCGTCGGCCCTTCGGGCTGCGGCAAGTCCACGTTGTTGCGCATGATTGCAGGCCTGGAGGACACGACGGCCGGCGCCATTTCCATTGAAGGCACGGATGTGACGAATCGGGAGCCGGCAAAGCGCGGCGTTGCCATGGTCTTCCAGTCCTACGCGCTGTATCCGCATCTATCCGTGTTCGAAAACATGGCCTTTTCCATGCGCCTGCGGCGCGCGCCCAAGGGCGAGGTGCGCGAGAAGGTTCTCGAGGCGGCGCGTATCCTGCAGCTGGAGGATCATCTGGAGAAAAAGCCGTCGCAGCTCTCCGGCGGCCAACGCCAGCGCGTGGCGATCGGCCGGGCGATCGTGCGCCAGCCGAAGGTGTTTCTGTTCGATGAACCGCTGTCCAACCTTGACGCGGAACTGCGTGTCCAGATGCGCCTGGAGCTTGCCCGGCTGCACAAGCAGATCGGCGCGACGATGATCTACGTCACCCACGACCAGGTCGAGGCGATGACGCTTGCCGATCGCATTTTCGTGCTGAAAGAGGGCATCGTGCAGCAGGCCGGCAAGCCGCTGGATCTCTATGACGACCCGGACAACAGGTTCGTCGCCGGTTTCATCGGCTCGCCCGCCATGAATTTCCTCGCCGGAAAGATCGTGGAGCGGGAAGGCGAGAGCCTGCGCATCGCGATCGATGGAACCGATGCATTGGTCCTGGCGAAGGTTTCCGGCGACATCGCGCCGGGAACCGCGGTGACCGTCGGCCTGCGCCCCGAGCATCTCGATAGCGCGGAGACGGGGATTCCGGTCACCGTCGAAATGGCGGAGGACCTCGGCGGCGTTTCCTATCTGCACACTCATTTGCCGGACGGCCGCGAAGTCGTCGTGGAATGGCGCGGCAGCCGGCATGCCGGCGGCGGCGAAGCCATCAGGCTGACCTGCGCACCGGAGCAAGTTCTGGTCTTCGACAAAAAGGACCAGCGCGTACGGTAG